ATAAAACCAATATAATTGCGGCGCAAAAGTGCGCGCTGATTATGCGTGAGTTCAAATACATTCGCATCATAAAACCAATATTCCCCGCTACTCCCAATATCAAGTGTGCCAAGTATGTTTGCAAGACTTGATTTGCCCGAGCCACTTGGTCCCATTAGTGCCACAAACTCACCTTTATCAATGACTAAATCTACACCTTTGAGTGCTTCAAAAGCACTTTCTCCTTTGCCATAGGTTTTTCGCACATCGTGTAATTTGATAAAATCTTCCATATTCACTTGCCCTATTGTGCTTTTATTTTTGTAATGACTTGCGTTTGCTCATCAATACCACTTAGAATCTGTGTATGAGCACCATCAGTAATGCCTATTTCCACCTCCACGGATTCAGGTGTGCCATTTTTGAGAATCCATAATGTGCCACTTTTGCTTTGGTGCTTTTGTTTGATATTAATTTGTGCTTTAGGAGGGCGAGGACGAGAGGGGGCAACCATAGGATTAAGCGCAGAATCGTTCTTTTTTATACCTGCCTTTTGCAATGCCTTATTTAAATCAAAATATAAAGCAGAGCTTGGCACAAGAAGTGCATTTTGAGCTTTTGCAATGATAATATCCGCTGTGGCACTCATATCAGGGCGCAAAAGAAGAGATTTATTATCTACTTCAATTTTTGCACGATAAGTGATGATAGTAGAGGTGTTTGAGGAAGTATTTGAAGAAGAATTGCTGCCATCGCCCGAGCCAAAATTCACACGATTTACCTTTGCGTGAAAGTTCTTATCCGGGTAAGCATCAACGGTGAAAATGACTTCTTGTCCCTCTTTCACCTTGCCAATATCTGCCTCTGAAATGCTTGCATAAAGCTGCATTTCTTCAAGATTCTCTGCAACTTTAAAAAGTGTAGGTGCTTGAAAACTTGCTGCCACACTTTGCCCTACTTCCACACTACGCGTAAGCACAATGCCATCAACAGGTGAAATGATTTCAGAATTTTTTAAATCAATCTTAGCACTCTCAATGCTTGTTTGAATCTCAATAATACTAGCGCGTTTAATATCCACATCAGAACGCGCAGAAGTATAATTCGTTTTAGCAGTTTGCAGTTCAAGCAAAGAGGGTGAAGCTCCATTTGTTGCCTTGTAAAGCTCTTTTAATCTATCATAATTCCATTTTTTATCTGCTAGGGTTTGCTCACTTGCCCTAAGTTGAGCTTGTGCAGAATGAAGTTGGGCTTCAAATTTAGCAATTTGTTGATTAATACTCTCTGGATTAATGCGAGCAAGCACTTGTCCTTGTTTCACTTCATCGTTTTCATCTACAAGTACTTCAAGCACAAGTCCGGAAATCACGCTGCCAATTTCTACTTCATTCACAGGAGAAAGAGAGCCTGAAGCCGAAATGCTTGACTTAATATCGCCACGTGTGGGTTTTATTGTTTCATATTCAATTTTGGAAGCAAAAAGATTCCATAAAATAATACCAAGCACACAAAGCACAAGAATGCCAAGTACGATAAACCACACCATAGGAGGAATTTTTTTGCCTCTATATTTTTTTGTATGAAGGGTTTGATATACATTCATTATTTACTTCCTTAATGGAGATTTTTCTTTTTGTAGATTCTCTATTTGCTCTAAAGCAAGATTCCCACCCAAAGCTTTAAAAAGCGTAATGAGTGAGAGAATCTCGCTTGTTTTAGCATTATGAAGTTGTGTTTGCAAATTAAAATATGTATTTTCGTTGCTTAAAAAATCATTTTTATCAAGCAATCCGCGTTTATTTTTTGCACTATTACTTTCATAAGCTTTCGCACCGATGTCATATACATTTTGCGTGTTTTGCACTTGATTTTTTTTAGATTGCATATCAAAAAGTGCATTTTCAACCTCACTTAGAGCTGTATTGACATTATTTTGCAATGTATAATAGGCTTCATTGCTCAATTCTTTTTGAATAAGATAATTTTGCTTTAAAGATGTGCGATTAAGCAGTGGCGCAGTGATAGAATTTGCAATTTGAAACACAAGTGAGCCTGCTCCATTTGTGCTATATAGAATCTCACCGATTGAGCCACTAAGTGAGATATTTGGTAATCTTGCAGCATTTGCATTACTTTGTTTATAAAGCTGGGAATGCAAGGCATAAAGACTTGCTTGAATATCTGGGCGTGAAAGTAAAATATCACTTGGCATTTTATCTATATAAAAATTTGCAATATGCGGAAATGTATAATGTAGAGAATCTAAAAAATCAATATTTTGGGCGAGTTCATCGGCATTAATATTTAAAAGCACAAGTAAGGCATTTTTGTTTTGTTCAAAAGTGTAAGAGAGGCTTTCATAAGTATTTTTTTGCGCGGTGGTATTTGCCACAAAGCTTTGGTATGTATGAATATCAATTAAACCAAGCTTGTGTTTATCTGTGTTAATAGCTTGAATCTGCTCTAAATTTTTCAGAGTAGATTTTGCAAGAGTAAGCGAATAAGCATTATCCCGCAAAGTAAAATATAAAGTTGCTACTTCTGCAATTAAAGAAATTTGTGCAAAAGCAAGATTACTTTGTGCTTGTAGATACGCTTTTTTGCTTGATTGAGTCAAGGCATTGAGCTTACCAAATAAATCAAGTTCCCAACTCATACTGATATTTGCATTGATTGAATTTGCACCCGGACGAATAGTTGCAGTTTGAGAAAGAGTGCGCCTATCAATATAGCTTGAGTTTAGCCCTGCATTAAGTATGGGAAGCATATTTGCAGTATTGATTTTCATTTGAGACTTAGCTTGTTTAATGCGTGAAATCATTGTAAGCACATTTGTATTGTTTTTGAGAGCAAGATGAAGGATTTGATGCAGCTGCTTATCATCAATAAGAGCCATAAATTGTTGTAATCTAAAAGGTTGCTCTTGTAAAGATTCTATATTTACAGAATCTGTGGATTGTTTTATTTTTGTCGTATTTTGAGGTATAAGTAAGTCTTTAGCATTGGAAAAAGCAGAGGGAATATGTGTTTGTTGAGCACTTTGTTCAAGTGTGGGAATCTGTGTGCCACACCCCATATATATCATACCGACAAATAACCATAAATACCTCACTTCGTTTATTCCTTAGTATAAAATTATCCTTAATATGATATGAAAAAAATGTGAAATTAAAGTGAATCTTAAAGTATGAAAAGATAAAATCCCAAACCGCGCTATTTAACATTGGAGTAATCATTTGAGACAAGTTATATTTGTGAGTATGCTATGGCTTACTATAATTTTTATGAATGCTTGCTCACATCACGATTCGTTACAATCATTTAACACATATTATTACGGAGGCAATGACGAAAAAGCCTATAAATACGCTAAAGAAGAGGCTGGAACATCTGGAGATGTATTATGGAATCTTCAAGCAGGTATTAGTGCATTTACCTCACATCAAGAAGATACGCTAAGTCTTTTAGAACAGGGTGAAATACTCTTTAGCCAATATGAATCAGAGGGATTGATGGGTGGTATATTTGGCAATGTTGGTTCGGTGCTTGTGAATGAAAATCTTAAAACTTATCGTGGTAATATTTATGAGGGTGTTATGTTTAACTATTATAAAGCCCTTAATGCTATGTCTTTAGGAGATTATGCTCTTGCTAGGGTAGAGTTTAACAGGGCGAATGATAGACAAAGACGTGCTAAAGACTATTTCAATAAAGATATTCAAAAAGCCTTGAGAGATAGTGAAAAAGAAAATGCTTCAAACGAAAAGTTACGCAATATTGATATGAGCCAGTCAAGTGCAAATATAACTTCAATTCTTGATTTCCAATATAGCAATCTTAAAAATTTTAATATCTATAATGGTTTTATCAATCCTGCCATAAGCTATGTATCAGCTTTATTTTTTATGAGCGAGAATGATTATACAAAAGCAATTGATTTATATAAAGAAGCATATGGAATCACACATTCTCAAGTTATTAATCAAGATTTGGCAGTAATCAATAATCGTAAAATGGGTGATAAATCTACATACACTTGGTTTATTATAGAAGATGGGCAAGGTGCATCACTTGAGGAGTTTTCTATTGACTTACCAGCCTACTTTGTAAGCTCTAATGTTTTGCACGTGGGCGTGTCTATTCCGCAGATGAAAGAAGGAATATCAAGTGCAAATGTATATCAAGCAGTAAGCCATCAGAATCAGCAGGCATTTAAAGCTTTTGAGGTAAGTAATGTAGATGCTGTGGTAGCAAATGAATTTAGCAAAAAACTTCCTTTTATTTTATCAAGAGCAGTTACTTCATCTCTCTTAAAGGCTGCAAGCCAGGCTACTTTGAGCAGTGTGGGAGAGAAACAATTTGGCGATACTGGTGCTCTCTTGGGATCTTTGATTGGTGCAGCATATTCAGCCGCCACTAATAGTGCTGATATACGCATTACCACTGCCTTACCAAAGCGAGTTCTTGCCTTGCAAGTGCCAAATAAGATTTCAAACTTTACTTTACAAGCAGATAGTAATACACTTTATGAGATAAATTTTTCTTGCACAAAAAGTAATGAAGAAGATAAAAAATCAAAAAATGTTATTGTTTTGTGTGATAAAAATGATAATATTCTTTACCTACGTTTAAAGGGTAGATTTCCAACTTATCAAATTCTGAAAGGAGAATACTGATGAATAAAAAATTAGCATTGTGTGGGGTGGCTCTAAGCACACTCTTAATCTCTGGTTGCAACAATGGACCGCAGTATATTGACCCATCAAACTCTAAGGCATATGCAAGTATGGGTTTGGATTATCACGATATTGAAAAGGCAGCAAGTGATAGTGTGCGCTCTCTTCTTAAGAGTAGCCAAGTAAGGAGTATGAGTGGAGGAAAACCTAAAGTGCTGATGATATCTGGTGTTGTAAATGACACTATGCAAACCATTGATACTGACCAACTTAGCCGCAAAATTACTCGTGATATGAGAAATAGTGGCAAATTTGTCCTTACACTTGCTCAAGGTGCAAAAACAGAAAAAGGTATCAAAATGGCAAGAACAGCACGTGATGATGATGAGTTTGATCAACGCACAACAATAGAAAAAGGGACGCTCAAGGCTGCTGAACTTTCACTTTCTGGAAAAATCGTGCAGAAAAATACAAGAGTCGGCTCAAAACAACGCACGGATTATTATTTCTTGCTTACTCTTACCAATCTCAAAGATGGCACGGTCATATGGGACGATGAGGTTAATATCATCAAACTAGGCTCAAACTCATCTGTAAGTTGGTAAGCAAACTTTAAAACATAACAAAAGGAGACAAAATGAATACAAAGGCAAAATTGTTAGCAGGAAGCATAGTGTTAGCATTACTTATGGTTGGTTGTGCAAAAGATGACAGCCTTGGCGTTGGTGGCAAGAGCATTAGTAAAAAAGCTCTTAAAGCTCTCAATCTTAAAGGTGCGCCAAATTGGGTGCTTAATGCTGGACAAGGTGATATGAGTGCCATAGGAGATGCAGAGATTGTAGGTGGAGATTTGGGCTTTGCACGCAATGAAGCTCTTGCACTTGCTAGAGATGAGATAGCGCGACAAGTTGAAGTCAAAGTTGAGGGTATGCTCACAAATGCTAAAGAAAAGGCTAAAAGTGATTTGGGTGATGCAAGTATGCAAACTGCTACACAACAAATTACGAAACAAAGTGTTTCTACAATTCTAAGTGGCACAAAACAAACAGATACTTGGATAACTGAAGATGGCACACGTATCTTTGTTCTTGCAAAGATTAGCCCGGAAAATAAAGCAAAGCTTGAAGCGAATGTCAAAAGGCAAATTAACCAAAACAAGCTTCTTCCTACTGATATAAAACAAGAAGTGATGAGAGATTTTAGCACAAATTTTAATGCAATAAATACTACCCGTTAAAATGTGGTAATTTATATGCGACTAGTAAGTGTTTTAGCAATCGGAACAATTTTTTTATTGGGAGGCTGTGGTGGTAATTCACCTAAGCCACCATCTTGGTATGGGAAAGATGCACATAATGATACACACCTTATTGGTTTTGGCAATGCGACAAGTCTTGATTCTGCTAAAGCTAGGGCTTTGAATGATATAAGTTCTCAGCTTAGTGTGCAAGTAAGTTCTCAATTTAAATCGCATACACAAAGGCAAGATTCTTCTCTTACGCACAAAACAAGTAATGAAATTAAACTTGATGTTGCGGCTATTGAGCTTAGTGATGTAAGTTATGTAAAAGATGAATTTAAAGACAATCAGTTTTTTATCAAAGCTCAAATCCCAAAAAGTTCCTTAGTTAGGCAGTTTCAAAGCTCCTTTAATACAGAATATAACACTTTGAATTTTAATAGAATGTCTCAATGCAGTAGCATTTCAATTAAAGATAAAATGCGTTTAGAGTATGCTCTTAACAAGCTTAATCTTTATACACTGCTTTTACATTCACTTGGCTCAAATGCCAAAGATATGAGACAGCTTGAAAAATTGCTCTCAATGAACTCACCTCTTCCTACGGCGCGTCTTAATATCCAAAGCAATGCACGAGCAGAAGTGATTGAAAGCGAACTTGCAAAAGAGTTGGGAGAATTTTATAGTTTTGATTCACAAGCGCACAATCTCATTAATGTGAAACTTAAACTTGCTCTCATCGGTGGAGCGACAATCAAAGCAGATGCGATTATGACAATTTATGATTGCCGTAACAATCCTGTTTTTACCACGAGTGTGAGCAACACTCATAAAGGCAATAGCATTGATGACTCGCTTAGTTTTACAGCCAAACGCATAGGTGTGCAGTTATACAAAAAAATACAAGAGTGGATTGAACAATAAAACTATGTGCGATTTATAAAATAATCGCGCACTACTTCCCTATCATCAAAATGTATTTTTTGCTTGCCAATAATTTGATAATCTTCATCGCCTTTACCCAAAATCAAAAGCACTTCATCAGATTCTAGAGAATCTAAAGCCATATGAATTGCTTTTTTACGATCTATTTCAACAAATATATTTTTTTTATCTTGCATACCGCTCAAAATATCCTCAATGATACTTTGTGGAGATTCTGTGCGTGGATTATCGCTTGTGATATAAATTTTATGTGCAAATTGCTGCGCACAAGCTCCCATTTTAGGGCGTTTAGATTTATCTCTATCGCCACCTGCTCCAAAAACAACGACTACTTTACAATGTCTAAAACTTTCAAAAATTTGATACATACCATCGTGCGTATGTGCAAAATCCACAATAACAAGTGGTGTATTATGCACTACTTCCATACGCCCACTCACACCACCAAAATGCTCTAGTGCCTCTGTAATGCTGTGTAGTGGCTCTTGAGTGAGAATCTTTACCGCAGCGATTGCAGCAAGGGCGTTGTATAAGTTGTGTTTCCCATATAAATGGGCTTGTATTGAGCTTTGTTCATTTTTTTTACTATCTCGCTCTCTCCAAGAAATATAGCCATCAATTCCATTTTCAAGTGCATATACATCAACACTTAAATTCCCTTTTTTTTCTATACCATAAAAATAGGCTGCTTTATCAACACAATGCACATAAGGTTCATCAGCATTGAGCAGTTTTTTACCCTCGCTTTCAAAAAAGCTATTTTTGATGTGCCGATATTCCTCTACGCTCTTGTGATAATCCAAATGGTCGCTCGTAATATTTGTAAGAATCTTAAGTGCAAAATCAAGTCCAGCTATACGCTCTTGTTCAATAGCGTGAGAGCTTACTTCCATAATCAAAAAATCACACTTTTTTTCCATAGCAATATAAAGATTTTCGTATAACTCAAGCATACTTGGAGTTGTTAAGCCCTTAGCTTTAATGTTTCGCTCATTAATAAAAAACCCTCTTGTGCCGAGCAATGCAACATTAAACCCCAAATCAAGCAAGATAGAGTAAATTATAGCTGCAGTGGTTGTTTTTCCATTTGTGCCAGTGATACCTACAATATTTGGTGGATTGTGGGAAAAATCTTTCATAAGAATATCTTTAAGCTCATAAGATTCTATAATAGAGCAAGATTGCGCTATGTGAGGCGTGATAAAATCTTTGTTTTGTTTATTTCTGACAAATAAAATCTTATCTACATTTATATCTTTTTGTAGCTCAAATGTATCCCCCTCACCTTTTAGAAAAGATTCTATTACTCGTGTATCATCTGTTAGGGCTATAAAGTCTTTGTCCTTATATCTTACGTTTTTTTTGATTATCATCGGCTACCTTTTGGAGAATCTTCTCAATCTCTTTATCGTAGATAACACTTTTTCTTAAAGATTCCATATATTCAATATATTCCATTGACATATCTTGATAATTATTCTCTACAAGTTGATTAAGAAATTCATAAAACTCATTTTTATTAGTAAAAATAATTTTCGTGCTAAAGATTAAATCTTCAAAAGCTTCTTTAAAGCTCTGTTTATCTTGGACAATTTGTTTAAAATCCTGATACAAGATGCCATTAATCGCATCAGCACGCAAATTTTCAATATGTTTTATCATATTGAAAATCTTATTCGTGCTTTTATCAAAACTACGAATGGTTTTAAGCATTTGTTCCCTTGCCTTGCTTTTAGTAATTTCTTGTGAGAGTAGAATCTGGTAATACTCATACAAACCAAGAGCTTGCTCTTCAAAATCTTGAGCCATATCTGAAAGAAGCACGCCAATAGTAGATTCTGTATTATTGGGTTCAAGACTTAAATTATATGCAAAAAAATCAAAAGCTTTTTTATATTGCTTAGCAGTAAAAAATCCAAAAGCTTTTTTATTATTTCTATTAATAACTTGACGCGTGCGTGTGTCAGTTAGTTTGATTGATTCCATATATTCTATCCTATTTGAAAGTCTGCTTCTTTTCCGTGTTGGACATTAACAATAGTTATATCAGGGTGGATTTCCTCCTTGAGACGATTTTCAATAGCATATTTAAGCGTATTTGCTGAACTTGGACAGCCTTTGCACGCACCTTCAAGGCGCACATATACTTTTGCATCTTTAATGCCAAGTAAAGTAATATCACCACCATCAAGCGTAAGTGTAGGGCGCACTTTTTGAATAACCATTTCAACAGGCATTTTAAGATCTTCATCGCTAAAAGGAAACACTCAACCCCCTTATGATTTTGTATTTTGATATATAATTCTAACGTATTTTTTCAAATACTAGAAAATCAAAGAATTGTTTATAAATGACACACAATAATCATTTTAAGGCAAAATCCACAAAGCCCTCTCTTTATTTTATAATAAATCCTTATAGAATAAATAATCAGAATATAACGACATATTAACTAAAGGAGTAAAATTATGAATAACAAAATGTCGGCACTCATCTTAAGCTGCATAATAGGTTTTGGATTTTTAGGTTGCGGCGAAAATAAAACGCAAGAGAGCTATAAAGTTAAGTTTGCTCACGTTGTGAGTGCAAATACCCCCAAAGGTAAAGCTGCTGATTTTTTTGCTAAACGCGTAAATGAGTTAAGTGGCGGTAAAATCAAGGTGGAAGTATTTCCAAGTGCGCAACTTGTTGATGATGATAAAGTATTTCAAGAGCTTGCACGCAATAACATTCAAATGGCAGCACCGAGTTTTTCAAAATTCACCCCTATTGCTAAAGAATTTAATATATGGGATATTCCATTTTTATTCCGTGATACAAACCATTTACACAAGGTAA
This DNA window, taken from Helicobacter sp. MIT 21-1697, encodes the following:
- a CDS encoding efflux RND transporter periplasmic adaptor subunit — translated: MNVYQTLHTKKYRGKKIPPMVWFIVLGILVLCVLGIILWNLFASKIEYETIKPTRGDIKSSISASGSLSPVNEVEIGSVISGLVLEVLVDENDEVKQGQVLARINPESINQQIAKFEAQLHSAQAQLRASEQTLADKKWNYDRLKELYKATNGASPSLLELQTAKTNYTSARSDVDIKRASIIEIQTSIESAKIDLKNSEIISPVDGIVLTRSVEVGQSVAASFQAPTLFKVAENLEEMQLYASISEADIGKVKEGQEVIFTVDAYPDKNFHAKVNRVNFGSGDGSNSSSNTSSNTSTIITYRAKIEVDNKSLLLRPDMSATADIIIAKAQNALLVPSSALYFDLNKALQKAGIKKNDSALNPMVAPSRPRPPKAQINIKQKHQSKSGTLWILKNGTPESVEVEIGITDGAHTQILSGIDEQTQVITKIKAQ
- a CDS encoding TolC family protein, whose protein sequence is MRYLWLFVGMIYMGCGTQIPTLEQSAQQTHIPSAFSNAKDLLIPQNTTKIKQSTDSVNIESLQEQPFRLQQFMALIDDKQLHQILHLALKNNTNVLTMISRIKQAKSQMKINTANMLPILNAGLNSSYIDRRTLSQTATIRPGANSINANISMSWELDLFGKLNALTQSSKKAYLQAQSNLAFAQISLIAEVATLYFTLRDNAYSLTLAKSTLKNLEQIQAINTDKHKLGLIDIHTYQSFVANTTAQKNTYESLSYTFEQNKNALLVLLNINADELAQNIDFLDSLHYTFPHIANFYIDKMPSDILLSRPDIQASLYALHSQLYKQSNANAARLPNISLSGSIGEILYSTNGAGSLVFQIANSITAPLLNRTSLKQNYLIQKELSNEAYYTLQNNVNTALSEVENALFDMQSKKNQVQNTQNVYDIGAKAYESNSAKNKRGLLDKNDFLSNENTYFNLQTQLHNAKTSEILSLITLFKALGGNLALEQIENLQKEKSPLRK
- the lpoB gene encoding penicillin-binding protein activator LpoB, producing MNKKLALCGVALSTLLISGCNNGPQYIDPSNSKAYASMGLDYHDIEKAASDSVRSLLKSSQVRSMSGGKPKVLMISGVVNDTMQTIDTDQLSRKITRDMRNSGKFVLTLAQGAKTEKGIKMARTARDDDEFDQRTTIEKGTLKAAELSLSGKIVQKNTRVGSKQRTDYYFLLTLTNLKDGTVIWDDEVNIIKLGSNSSVSW
- a CDS encoding LPP20 family lipoprotein, which codes for MNTKAKLLAGSIVLALLMVGCAKDDSLGVGGKSISKKALKALNLKGAPNWVLNAGQGDMSAIGDAEIVGGDLGFARNEALALARDEIARQVEVKVEGMLTNAKEKAKSDLGDASMQTATQQITKQSVSTILSGTKQTDTWITEDGTRIFVLAKISPENKAKLEANVKRQINQNKLLPTDIKQEVMRDFSTNFNAINTTR
- a CDS encoding LPP20 family lipoprotein, producing the protein MRLVSVLAIGTIFLLGGCGGNSPKPPSWYGKDAHNDTHLIGFGNATSLDSAKARALNDISSQLSVQVSSQFKSHTQRQDSSLTHKTSNEIKLDVAAIELSDVSYVKDEFKDNQFFIKAQIPKSSLVRQFQSSFNTEYNTLNFNRMSQCSSISIKDKMRLEYALNKLNLYTLLLHSLGSNAKDMRQLEKLLSMNSPLPTARLNIQSNARAEVIESELAKELGEFYSFDSQAHNLINVKLKLALIGGATIKADAIMTIYDCRNNPVFTTSVSNTHKGNSIDDSLSFTAKRIGVQLYKKIQEWIEQ
- a CDS encoding UDP-N-acetylmuramoyl-L-alanyl-D-glutamate--2,6-diaminopimelate ligase; its protein translation is MIIKKNVRYKDKDFIALTDDTRVIESFLKGEGDTFELQKDINVDKILFVRNKQNKDFITPHIAQSCSIIESYELKDILMKDFSHNPPNIVGITGTNGKTTTAAIIYSILLDLGFNVALLGTRGFFINERNIKAKGLTTPSMLELYENLYIAMEKKCDFLIMEVSSHAIEQERIAGLDFALKILTNITSDHLDYHKSVEEYRHIKNSFFESEGKKLLNADEPYVHCVDKAAYFYGIEKKGNLSVDVYALENGIDGYISWRERDSKKNEQSSIQAHLYGKHNLYNALAAIAAVKILTQEPLHSITEALEHFGGVSGRMEVVHNTPLVIVDFAHTHDGMYQIFESFRHCKVVVVFGAGGDRDKSKRPKMGACAQQFAHKIYITSDNPRTESPQSIIEDILSGMQDKKNIFVEIDRKKAIHMALDSLESDEVLLILGKGDEDYQIIGKQKIHFDDREVVRDYFINRT
- a CDS encoding NifU family protein — its product is MFPFSDEDLKMPVEMVIQKVRPTLTLDGGDITLLGIKDAKVYVRLEGACKGCPSSANTLKYAIENRLKEEIHPDITIVNVQHGKEADFQIG